From the genome of Thermoanaerobaculia bacterium:
ATCATCATCGAGGAGCTGATGCTCGACGTGATGTACCAGGTCCCCTCGGACGAGGAGATCGAGGAGTGCGTCGTCACCCGGGAGACGGTGAAGAACCGCACCAAGCCGATCACGATCCTGCGCAAGGCGGGCTGACGATGGCCGAGACCTTCGAAGTGCTCCCGCTGGTCCCCTTGCGGGAGCTGGTCGTTTTCCCGTTCCAGATGGCGCCGTTCGTCGTCGGCCGGGACTCGTCGATCCGCGCGCTCGAGCGCGCGCTCGCGACACCCGAGAAGCGCATTTTCCTTTCCGCCCAGAAGAACCCGAAGATCGACGAGCCTCAGGCCGCGGACATCCACGCGGTCGGCGTCGTCGCCCAGGTGCTCCAGTCGCAGAAGCTCCCCAACGGCCACATCAAGGTGATGGTCGAGGGGCTCCGGCGCGGCGTGATCCGCTCCTTCGTCTCCGAACGGGAGGCGTACTTCGTCGAGGTCGGCTCCGTGCCGGTCAAGACGGCCGTCTCCGACGACCTGCGCGACTACATGGGGAAGGTCCTCACGACGTTCGAGCAGTACGCGCGGCTGTCGCACCATCTCGCGTTCGACGGGATCGCCGCGACGCTCAAGATCGACGACCCGGACCGGTTCGCCGACACGCTCGCCGCGCACCTGAACGTCACGACGCCGGAGAAGCAGGAGCTCCTCGAGCTCGCCAAGCCCTCCGAGCGGCTCGCCAAGCTCGCCGACCTGCTGGAAGGGGAGATCGAAAAAATCAACCTCGAGCGCCGCATCAACAACAAGGTCAAGAAGCAGATGGAGAAGGCGCAGCGCGAGTACTACCTGAACGAGAAGATCAAGGCGATCCACCAGGAGCTCGGCCGGAGCGACGACCGGACCGACGAGAACGGCGAGCTCAAGAAGAAGATCGAAGACGCCGAAATGCCGAAGGAGGTCGCCGAGAAGGCGATGGCGGAGCTGAAGCGTCTCGAGGCGATGCCGGGCGTGTCGGCCGAGGCGACGGTCTCGCGCAACTACATCGACTGGCTGATCTCGGTCCCGTGGAAGAAGTACGCCAAGGAGTCGAAGGACATCGGCCACGCCGAGAAGGTCTTGAACGACGACCATTACGGGCTCGAGAAGATCAAAGAGCGCATCCTCGAGTTCCTCGCGGTGCGCCAGCTCTCGAAGAAGGCGCGCGGCTCGATCATCTGCTTCGTCGGGCCGCCCGGCGTCGGGAAGACGTCGCTCGCCCGCTCGATCGCGAAGTCGATGAACCGGCCGTTCGTGCGCCTGTCGCTCGGCGGCGTGCGCGACGAAGCGGAGATCCGCGGGCACCGCCGGACGTACATCGGCGCGTTTCCCGGCCAGATCATCCAGATGATGAAGAAGGCCGGCGTCGTCAATCCGGTATTTCTCCTCGACGAGGTCGACAAGATGTCGATGGACTTCCGCGGCGACCCGTCGTCGGCGCTGCTGGAGGTCCTCGATCCGGAGCAGAACCACGCGTTCATCGACCACTATCTCGACGTCGAGTACGACCTCTCCAAGGTCATGTTCATCGCGACCGCCAACGTGGCGCATCCGATTCCGGCGGCCCTGAAGGACCGGATGGAGCTCCTGACGCTCTCCGGCTACACGCACCAGGAGAAGACCGAGATCGCCCGCCGGTTCCTCGTGCCGAAGCAGCTCGAGGAGCACGGCCTCGAGCCGAACGCGGTCGTCCTGCCGGACGAGACGATCCTCGCGATGATCTCCGAGCACACCCGCGAGGCGGGCGTGCGCAATCTCGAGCGGGAGATCGCGAGCATCTGCCGCAAAGTCGCGCGGAAGGTCGTCGCCGGCCAGGTGACGCCGCCCGTGACGGTCGGTCCGGAAGACGTGAAGGACTACCTCGGCAAGCCGAAGTTCCGCAGCCGCAAGAAAGGCGAGGTCTCGGAGGTCGGGATGGCGACCGGTCTCGCCTGGACGGAGGTCGGCGGCGAGATCCTGACGATCGAGACGAGCCTGCTGAAGGGAAAGGGCGCGCTCACGCTGACCGGGTCGCTCGGCGACGTCATGCAGGAATCGGCGCGCGCGGCCGTCTCGTACGTCCGGAGCCGGGCGGAGATCTACGACGCGGACCCGGACTTCCACGAAAAGAAGGACATCCACATCCACGTTCCCGAGGGGGCGATCCCGAAGGACGGCCCGTCGGCGGGAATCGCGCTCGCGACGTCGCTCTTCTCCGCGGTCACCCGGCTTCCCGTCCTGAAGGACGTGGCGATGACCGGCGAGATCACCCTCCGCGGGAAAGTCCTGCCCGTCGGCGGCATCAAGGACAAAGTCCTCGCCGCGTTTCGCGCGGGGATCCGCACGATCGTCCTTCCCGCGGAGAACGAGAAGGACCTCGAGGAGATCCCGAAGGAAGTCCGCGAGGCGATCGAGGTGCATCTCGTCGAGAACATGGACGAGGTGATCAAGGTGGCCCTCGACCACGCCGCCGCACCCGCGGCGAAACCCCCGGAGGTGGAAGCAAAGCTCCCCGCGCCGCCTCCCGGCCTGACGCACTGAAATCCGGCAGGCGCGGGAAATTCGAAGCACGAATTTCGAAACTCGAAACAAATTCGAATGAGGAAATGATCGAGATTCCGGATCCCGTCTTGTTTTGGTAATTCGAATTTCAGATTTGTTTCGGATTTCGATATTCGGATTTCGGGTTTGAACGCCGTTGGAGGCTTCCACCATCAAGACCGCCCAAAACCTCGAAAATCGCGCCGGCGCACTTCTCGCCGCCGTGCACCGGCCGGAAGACTGGCCCAATCGGCTGGCTCCGGCGATCGCGTTCGGCGGGCGGAGCAACGTGGGGAAGTCCACACTCTTGAACCGGCTGATCGGCGTCTCGGCCGCCCGGACGTCGAAGAGCCCGGGGCGAACGCAGGGTATCTATCTCTATGATTCGGGAGAGGGATGGGTCGCGGCGGACCTGCCTGGCTTCGGTTTTG
Proteins encoded in this window:
- the lon gene encoding endopeptidase La: MAETFEVLPLVPLRELVVFPFQMAPFVVGRDSSIRALERALATPEKRIFLSAQKNPKIDEPQAADIHAVGVVAQVLQSQKLPNGHIKVMVEGLRRGVIRSFVSEREAYFVEVGSVPVKTAVSDDLRDYMGKVLTTFEQYARLSHHLAFDGIAATLKIDDPDRFADTLAAHLNVTTPEKQELLELAKPSERLAKLADLLEGEIEKINLERRINNKVKKQMEKAQREYYLNEKIKAIHQELGRSDDRTDENGELKKKIEDAEMPKEVAEKAMAELKRLEAMPGVSAEATVSRNYIDWLISVPWKKYAKESKDIGHAEKVLNDDHYGLEKIKERILEFLAVRQLSKKARGSIICFVGPPGVGKTSLARSIAKSMNRPFVRLSLGGVRDEAEIRGHRRTYIGAFPGQIIQMMKKAGVVNPVFLLDEVDKMSMDFRGDPSSALLEVLDPEQNHAFIDHYLDVEYDLSKVMFIATANVAHPIPAALKDRMELLTLSGYTHQEKTEIARRFLVPKQLEEHGLEPNAVVLPDETILAMISEHTREAGVRNLEREIASICRKVARKVVAGQVTPPVTVGPEDVKDYLGKPKFRSRKKGEVSEVGMATGLAWTEVGGEILTIETSLLKGKGALTLTGSLGDVMQESARAAVSYVRSRAEIYDADPDFHEKKDIHIHVPEGAIPKDGPSAGIALATSLFSAVTRLPVLKDVAMTGEITLRGKVLPVGGIKDKVLAAFRAGIRTIVLPAENEKDLEEIPKEVREAIEVHLVENMDEVIKVALDHAAAPAAKPPEVEAKLPAPPPGLTH